A single window of Betta splendens chromosome 11, fBetSpl5.4, whole genome shotgun sequence DNA harbors:
- the slc6a18 gene encoding inactive sodium-dependent neutral amino acid transporter B(0)AT3, with amino-acid sequence MGEAKPSEVEERPKWDNKVQYLLTCIGFAVGLGNVWRFPYLCQIYGGGAFLIPYLIALVFEGLPLLYLELAIGQRLRMGSIGVWNAISPLLGGVGIASMIVSFLVGIFYNTILAWVLWYFFHSFQNPLPWSYCPLNESLTEYNVECEKSTSVNYFWYRETLNITPNIETSGSLQWWMVVCLASAWCVVYICFIKGIESMGKAVYVTATFPYLVLTIFLIRGLTLPGATDGLIYLFTPDWEILKNPQVWLDAATQIFFSLSVAFGGLIAFSSYNSERNNCERDAVLVGVINSATSLYASIPIFSILGFKATTAYNSCLQENILVLTNHFEISDQNITLDNYKQWFKYLNETHYEAVTSLQLKSCDLQTFLDQSASGTGLAFIVFTEAVKEMPASQIWAILFFVMLFCLGLSSMFGNIEGVLTPIRDLKMVPKWMPNEVLTGLVCLVSFLTALIFTLGSGNYWVEVFNGYVGSVPLLIIAFFEITAVIYIRGMKNFSEDLYFMTGRRPNIFWKACWMVISPVMLLVVLIAYVVIQAQQHPSYPAWNPDYDLFPQTEQTPYPDWVFAIIVLLCLVPVIPIPLVALYKLIRRAIRKPSARADPNPYCNDGFEIETHVVVRRRS; translated from the exons ATGGGCGAAGCAAAACCCTCTGAGGTGGAGGAGCGACCCAAGTGGGACAACAAGGTTCAGTACCTGTTGACCTGTATTGGCTTTGCAGTGGGACTTGGAAATGTTTGGCGCTTTCCTTACCTGTGTCAAATTTATGGAGGAG GTGCATTCCTTATTCCCTACCTCATAGCGCTGGTGTTCGAGGGCCTCCCCCTGCTCTACCTGGAGCTGGCTATTGGACAGAGGCTCCGCATGGGCAGCATCGGCGTCTGGAATGCTATCTCACCACTGCTGGGAGGAGTCG gtaTTGCTTCAATGATTGTGTCATTCCTGGTGGGTATTTTCTACAACACCATTCTGGCCTGGGTTCTCTGGTACTTCTTCCACTCATTCCAAAACCCCCTGCCGTGGAGTTATTGTCCTCTCAATGAAAGCCTCACAG AATATAACGTGGAGTGTGAAAAGAGCACTTCCGTGAATTACTTCTGGTACCGTGAGACCCTGAACATCACACCTAACATAGAGACGAGTGGCTCCCTGCAGTGGTGGATGGTCGTCTGTCTGGCCAGCGCCTGGTGTGTGGTCTACATCTGCTTCATCAAAGGCATTGAGTCCATGGGAAAG GCTGTGTACGTCACAGCCACCTTCCCTTATCTGGTACTGACCATCTTCCTGATCCGAGGCCTCACTCTGCCTGGAGCCACTGACGGACTAATCTACCTCTTCACTCCTGAT TGGGAGATACTGAAGAACCCCCAGGTGTGGCTGGACGCTGCAACCCAGATCTTCTTCTCTTTGTCGGTGGCCTTTGGAGGTCTTATAGCCTTCTCCAGCTACAATTCAGAAAG AAACAACTGTGAGAGGGACGCTGTTTTAGTGGGAGTAATAAACAGCGCCACGTCTCTGTACGCCTCCATTCCAATCTTCTCTATTCTGGGATTTAAAGCTACCACTGCCTACAACTCCTGTTTACAaga AAACATCTTGGTTTTGACCAACCACTTTGAGATTTCAGATCAAAACATAACATTAGACAACTACAAGCAGTGGTTTAAGTATCTGAATGAAACTCACTATGAGGCGGTGACCAGTTTGCAACTGAAGTCCTGTGACCTGCAGACATTCCTTGACCAG AGCGCTTCAGGTACCGGCCTGGCTTTTATTGTCTTCACAGAAGCCGTCAAAGAGATGCCAGCCTCACAGATATGGGCCATATTGTTCTTCGTCATGCTCTTCTGCCTCGGTCTGTCCTCCATGTTTGGCAACATTGAGGGAGTCCTCACACCCATTCGCGACCTCAAAATGGTTCCCAAGTGGATGCCTAATGAAGTTTTAACAG GGCTCGTCTGCCTAGTATCCTTTCTGACAGCTCTCATCTTCACCCTGGGTTCTGGGAACTACTGGGTGGAGGTCTTCAATGGCTATGTGGGCTCTGTGCCTCTCCTTATTATTGCCTTTTTTGAGATTACTGCGGTCATTTATATCCGTGGAATGAAAAA CTTCAGTGAAGATTTATATTTTATGACTGGGAGGAGGCCCAACATCTTTTGGAAAGCCTGCTGGATGGTGATTAGCCCTGTAATGCTCCTGGTGGTGCTGATTGCCTATGTGGTCATCCAAGCACAGCAACACCCCAGCTACCCTGCATGGAACCCAGATTAC GACCTATTCCCCCAAACTGAACAGACGCCATACCCAGACTGGGTCTTTGCCATTATCGTCCTTCTCTGCCTAGTCCCTGTTATTCCCATCCCTCTGGTGGCTCTCTACAAACTCATCCGCCGTGCCATTAGGAAGCCCTCGGCTCGCGCTGACCCGAACCCCTACTGCAATGATGGCTTTGAAATCGAAACACATGTAGTGGTCAGAAGAAGATCTTAG